The following coding sequences are from one Culex quinquefasciatus strain JHB chromosome 1, VPISU_Cqui_1.0_pri_paternal, whole genome shotgun sequence window:
- the LOC119765318 gene encoding MICOS complex subunit MIC60-like, translated as MFHGLVGGEPSYGMAEHLLQRFAAMGNPGTTSSTSGPPIPAAAASSSMATLTHRVHHEPFVRYPVYGPGSGPEVYEDDGPYTWHGESGPAFGGHPGNPFPGPHGPIVPPPPPPPPPPPPFHMPFGRFGQARFKGASVAVLTFIGFLFFLSVLQNYIRDYSTTGTPTVIVLSSGATKENLPPSYSSSLSSFLQKNDHHQHHFHLSGEDDDRLDDRRYGGGSSYSSKKGNGHGKRHKGTQKRHSTDAVSAPPPPAASYSDLLNIDGLKKK; from the exons ATGTTTCACGGGTTAGTTGGCGGGGAACCTTCGTACGGAATGGCCGAACATCTTCTGCAACGGTTCGCGGCCATGGGCAATCCCGGCACCACTAGCAGCACTTCCGGGCCACCAATCCCGGCGGCGGCAGCTTCTTCGTCGATGGCCACACTGACCCATCGAGTGCACCACGAGCCGTTCGTTCGGTATCCGGTGTACGGACCCGGATCCGGCCCCGAGGTGTACGAAGACGATGGACCGTACACGTGGCACGGGGAAAGTGGCCCAGCATTCGGCGGACATCCGGGAAATCCGTTTCCGGGGCCACATGGCCCGATAgtgcctcctcctcctccaccaccgccgccgccgccaccgtttCATATGCCGTTCGGAAGGTTTGGCCAGGCCCGTTTCAAGGGCGCTTCCGTTGCGGTGTTGACCTTTATTGGGTTTCTGTTCTTTCTGAGTGTGCTGCAGAACTATATTCGGGATTACTCGACCACGGGAACGCCCACG GTCATCGTGCTGTCCTCGGGTGCCACCAAGGAGAACCTTCCCCCGTCGTACTCGAGCTCACTGTCGTCGTTCCTGCAGAAGAATGACCACCACCAGCATCACTTTCATCTGAGCGGCGAAGACGATGACCGGCTCGATGATCGACGCTACGGCGGTGGATCCAGCTATTCCTCGAAAAAGGGCAACGGCCACGGAAAACGTCACAAGGGCACGCAGAAGCGACACTCGACGGATGCCGTGTCCGCACCACCTCCGCCTGCTGCGTCCTACTCGGATTTGCTGAACATTGATGGGTTGAAGAAAAAGTGA